In Zea mays cultivar B73 chromosome 7, Zm-B73-REFERENCE-NAM-5.0, whole genome shotgun sequence, the following proteins share a genomic window:
- the LOC100285271 gene encoding RNA pseudouridine synthase 4, mitochondrial yields the protein MPALIFRRRAAAAAPKPIQQYLAGLSTAVEHVIPEDNGHIAGGEENKKRWVELPPFAPLDANATARAISRGDGGEGACSNATAIRWVRHCCPHVPASLVQKLFRLRKVKKNLVTADTSSTDSITLQLRLRRVSAKDELVPGDILFLPVNIQESSVTEKTKKFGNKNEIDFLRDLEIYKDRAIIVLNKPPGMPVQGGVGIKNSIDILAPMFENGSSEVPRLVHRLDRDCSGVLVLGRTQFSASLMHAIFREKTADALGDGTQQVLQRKYVALVIGRPRHPKGLLSAPLAKVVLQDGRSERLTVCAGSNTASVQDALTEYRVIESFPQGYTWLELFPRTGRKHQLRVHCAEVLGTPIVGDYKYGRQAHQNWMPLPMPQTIDKEMLKKRKLPFGLTLGGGSVAEQQPQLHLHCKQMILPDISAAMQQLRSSDADHDFSDLEKLSFVAPLPLHMQLSWKILLSVGK from the exons ATGCCGGCGCTCATCTTCCGCCGCCGGGCGGCCGCCGCAGCTCCAAAGCCGATACAACAGTACCTCGCTGGTCTATCCACCGCAGTGGAGCACGTTATTCCAGAAGATAACGGTCACATTGCCGGTGGGGAGGAGAACAAGAAGCGGTGGGTGGAGCTTCCTCCCTTCGCACCACTCGACGCCAACGCCACCGCTCGAGCTATCTCTCGGGGAGATGGTGGGGAAGGAGCATGCTCCAATGCCACGGCTATCAGGTGGGTCCGACACTGCTGCCCACACGTACCAGCGTCGCTGGTCCAGAAGCTGTTCCGCCTCCGCAAG GTGAAGAAGAATCTGGTGACTGCTGATACCTCTTCAACAGACAGTATTACTCTGCAACTCCGGTTGAGAAGG GTTTCAGCAAAAGATGAACTTGTGCCTGGTGATATTCTCTTTCTACCTGTTAACATTCAAGAATCTTCTGTTACCGAGAAGACCAAGAAATTTGGTAACAAGAATGAGATTGATTTTCTACGTGACCTTGAAATCTACAAG GATAGAGCCATCATTGTGCTCAACAAACCACCTGGAATGCCAGTACAA GGTGGTGTTGGCATAAAGAATAGCATTGATATACTGGCCCCGATGTTTGAGAACGGTTCTTCTGAAGTACCTCGACTG GTCCACAGGCTTGATAGGGATTGCAGTGGCGTCCTTGTTCTGGGAAGAACTCAATTTAGCGCTTCCCTTATGCATGCTATATTTCGTGAGAAAACTGCTGATGCTTTAGGTGAT GGTACTCAACAAGTACTGCAAAGAAAATATGTTGCACTTGTTATTGGAAGACCTAGGCATCCCAAGGGTTTATTGTCAGCACCACTTGCGAAG GTTGTATTACAAGATGGCAGGTCAGAGCGTCTGACTGTTTGCGCTGGTTCAAATACTGCTTCTGTTCAAGatgctttgacagagtaccgtgtGATTGAGTCTTTTCCTCAAG GGTACACTTGGTTAGAACTATTCCCTCGAACTGGAAGGAAGCATCAG CTCCGAGTCCATTGTGCGGAGGTTCTGGGAACACCCATCGTTGGGGATTACAAGTATGGACGCCAAGCACACCAGAACTGGATGCCTCTCCCCATGCCACAAACAATCGACAAGGAAATGCTGAAGAAGAGGAAGCTTCCCTTTGGTCTTACTTTGGGCGGTGGAAGCGTAGCTGAGCAGCAGCCTCAGCTGCATCTACACTGCAAGCAGATGATCCTTCCTGACATCTCAGCAGCTATGCAACAGCTGCGGTCTTCAGATGCTGACCACGATTTCTCTGATCTGGAGAAGCTGAGCTTTGTCGCGCCATTGCCATTGCACATGCAGTTAAGCTGGAAGATTTTGTTGTCCGTAGGCAAGTAG
- the LOC100285271 gene encoding RNA pseudouridine synthase 4, mitochondrial isoform X1, translating into MAIRMPALIFRRRAAAAAPKPIQQYLAGLSTAVEHVIPEDNGHIAGGEENKKRWVELPPFAPLDANATARAISRGDGGEGACSNATAIRWVRHCCPHVPASLVQKLFRLRKVKKNLVTADTSSTDSITLQLRLRRVSAKDELVPGDILFLPVNIQESSVTEKTKKFGNKNEIDFLRDLEIYKDRAIIVLNKPPGMPVQGGVGIKNSIDILAPMFENGSSEVPRLVVLQDGRSERLTVCAGSNTASVQDALTEYRVIESFPQGYTWLELFPRTGRKHQLRVHCAEVLGTPIVGDYKYGRQAHQNWMPLPMPQTIDKEMLKKRKLPFGLTLGGGSVAEQQPQLHLHCKQMILPDISAAMQQLRSSDADHDFSDLEKLSFVAPLPLHMQLSWKILLSVGK; encoded by the exons ATGGCGATCAGGATGCCGGCGCTCATCTTCCGCCGCCGGGCGGCCGCCGCAGCTCCAAAGCCGATACAACAGTACCTCGCTGGTCTATCCACCGCAGTGGAGCACGTTATTCCAGAAGATAACGGTCACATTGCCGGTGGGGAGGAGAACAAGAAGCGGTGGGTGGAGCTTCCTCCCTTCGCACCACTCGACGCCAACGCCACCGCTCGAGCTATCTCTCGGGGAGATGGTGGGGAAGGAGCATGCTCCAATGCCACGGCTATCAGGTGGGTCCGACACTGCTGCCCACACGTACCAGCGTCGCTGGTCCAGAAGCTGTTCCGCCTCCGCAAG GTGAAGAAGAATCTGGTGACTGCTGATACCTCTTCAACAGACAGTATTACTCTGCAACTCCGGTTGAGAAGG GTTTCAGCAAAAGATGAACTTGTGCCTGGTGATATTCTCTTTCTACCTGTTAACATTCAAGAATCTTCTGTTACCGAGAAGACCAAGAAATTTGGTAACAAGAATGAGATTGATTTTCTACGTGACCTTGAAATCTACAAG GATAGAGCCATCATTGTGCTCAACAAACCACCTGGAATGCCAGTACAA GGTGGTGTTGGCATAAAGAATAGCATTGATATACTGGCCCCGATGTTTGAGAACGGTTCTTCTGAAGTACCTCGACTG GTTGTATTACAAGATGGCAGGTCAGAGCGTCTGACTGTTTGCGCTGGTTCAAATACTGCTTCTGTTCAAGatgctttgacagagtaccgtgtGATTGAGTCTTTTCCTCAAG GGTACACTTGGTTAGAACTATTCCCTCGAACTGGAAGGAAGCATCAG CTCCGAGTCCATTGTGCGGAGGTTCTGGGAACACCCATCGTTGGGGATTACAAGTATGGACGCCAAGCACACCAGAACTGGATGCCTCTCCCCATGCCACAAACAATCGACAAGGAAATGCTGAAGAAGAGGAAGCTTCCCTTTGGTCTTACTTTGGGCGGTGGAAGCGTAGCTGAGCAGCAGCCTCAGCTGCATCTACACTGCAAGCAGATGATCCTTCCTGACATCTCAGCAGCTATGCAACAGCTGCGGTCTTCAGATGCTGACCACGATTTCTCTGATCTGGAGAAGCTGAGCTTTGTCGCGCCATTGCCATTGCACATGCAGTTAAGCTGGAAGATTTTGTTGTCCGTAGGCAAGTAG